In Catenulispora sp. EB89, a single genomic region encodes these proteins:
- a CDS encoding protein kinase, which produces MEQLTADDPRWIGQYRLLRRLGAGGMGLVYLGRTAGGRTVAVKRVHADYANDHEFRERFRQEVAAARRVGGRWTAPVFDADTEGPQPWVATGYVAGPSLQAAVKEFGPLPSASVRALGAGLAEALDAVHKLGLVHRDVKPSNVLLALDGPRLIDFGITRALDAAVQLTRTGLLVGSPGYLSPEQAQGTAAGPASDVFSLGAVLAFAAAGTSPFGEKLPVATLLYRVLHEDPDLSRVAPELRPLVAACLAKDPAARPTLDQLRMGLEAGGDRVRLGAEGWLPPAISASVGRLAVELLDLDSDPAADPAQADPSAQAPTRTLPPRQPAVNDSIRMAEANQVPPQGFLAPDYQRGYQGQPSFTHPPTEAPPTAMATMTSPAFPAWRNPPPPPSPKRRGPLIAALGAGAVVVVAAVVVAVSQSSSSDTTSQYGGGSAPTSNAQTGKQVTTGSAGGAVPSGYLGTWQGTVSGSQLPYPLPMTVTVAQGRVGDPVGTVTNDGGNGQMCTIRTSLVSASASRMVLRYVPGTASSGCVPIMADEIYTLNQNGSLQMSVSGYLAELNRQ; this is translated from the coding sequence ATGGAACAGCTGACGGCTGATGATCCGCGATGGATCGGGCAGTACCGGTTGCTGCGGCGGCTGGGCGCCGGCGGGATGGGCCTGGTCTACCTCGGACGGACCGCCGGGGGCCGGACGGTGGCCGTCAAGCGGGTGCACGCGGACTACGCCAACGACCACGAGTTCCGTGAGCGCTTCCGGCAGGAGGTGGCCGCGGCGCGGCGGGTCGGCGGACGCTGGACGGCGCCGGTGTTCGACGCCGACACCGAGGGGCCGCAGCCGTGGGTCGCGACCGGGTACGTCGCCGGACCCTCGTTGCAGGCGGCGGTGAAGGAGTTCGGTCCGTTGCCGTCGGCCTCGGTGCGCGCGCTGGGAGCCGGCTTGGCGGAGGCGTTGGACGCCGTGCACAAGCTCGGGCTCGTGCACCGGGACGTCAAGCCGTCGAACGTCCTGCTCGCGCTCGACGGGCCCCGGCTCATCGACTTCGGCATCACCCGCGCGCTGGACGCCGCGGTACAGCTCACCCGGACCGGCCTGCTCGTCGGCTCGCCGGGGTACCTGTCGCCGGAGCAGGCGCAGGGCACGGCGGCCGGACCGGCCAGCGACGTGTTCTCGCTCGGTGCGGTGCTGGCCTTCGCGGCGGCCGGGACGTCGCCGTTCGGCGAGAAGCTGCCGGTGGCGACGCTGCTGTACCGGGTGCTTCATGAGGACCCTGATCTGAGCCGGGTCGCCCCGGAACTGCGTCCGCTCGTCGCGGCGTGCCTGGCGAAGGATCCCGCAGCGCGCCCGACACTCGACCAGCTGCGCATGGGCTTGGAGGCCGGCGGGGACCGTGTGCGGCTCGGCGCCGAAGGCTGGCTGCCCCCGGCCATCTCGGCGTCGGTCGGCCGGCTGGCCGTGGAGCTGCTGGACCTCGACTCCGACCCCGCGGCCGACCCGGCGCAAGCCGATCCCTCCGCACAGGCCCCGACCCGGACGCTTCCGCCACGGCAGCCGGCGGTCAACGATTCGATCCGGATGGCGGAAGCGAACCAGGTGCCGCCACAGGGTTTCCTGGCACCTGACTACCAGCGTGGATACCAAGGGCAGCCGTCCTTCACCCACCCGCCGACCGAAGCCCCGCCGACCGCGATGGCGACGATGACCAGCCCGGCCTTTCCCGCGTGGCGGAACCCGCCGCCACCGCCGAGCCCCAAGCGGCGCGGGCCGCTCATCGCGGCGCTCGGCGCCGGCGCGGTGGTCGTCGTGGCGGCCGTCGTCGTCGCCGTGTCGCAGTCTTCGTCCTCTGACACGACGTCGCAGTACGGCGGCGGGAGTGCGCCGACCTCGAACGCCCAGACCGGAAAACAGGTCACGACGGGATCCGCGGGCGGCGCGGTCCCCAGCGGCTACCTGGGAACATGGCAGGGCACGGTGAGCGGATCGCAGCTCCCTTATCCGCTGCCGATGACCGTCACCGTGGCTCAGGGACGCGTGGGCGACCCGGTCGGCACCGTCACCAATGACGGCGGCAACGGTCAGATGTGCACGATCAGGACGTCGCTGGTGTCCGCCAGTGCCAGCCGTATGGTGCTGCGCTACGTGCCGGGCACCGCCAGCTCCGGCTGCGTACCGATCATGGCGGACGAGATCTACACGCTGAACCAGAACGGCTCCCTGCAGATGAGCGTCAGCGGATATCTCGCGGAATTGAACCGGCAGTAA
- a CDS encoding SDR family NAD(P)-dependent oxidoreductase → MANTIVIGGTGGLGQVIAQRLADRGDELVITSRDLARAEEAAGRIKGVARGLALDLSEPAGIAQALAGVEEVDNLVIAGIEQTPNTLAAFDVEAAVRVVTIKLVGYAEAVRVLRPRFQPGASVVLFGGVAKDKPYPGSTMVTVINQGVSGLARTLAIEIAPHRVNAIHPAVVGDSPKWRDYENHPSVPRTPIGRLVTMDEVAGAVEFLLTNTGINGQDLVIDGGVQLT, encoded by the coding sequence ATGGCGAACACCATAGTCATCGGCGGCACCGGCGGGCTCGGGCAGGTCATCGCCCAGCGTCTGGCCGATCGCGGGGACGAACTCGTCATCACCAGCCGGGACCTCGCGCGGGCCGAGGAGGCGGCGGGCCGGATCAAGGGCGTGGCCCGGGGCCTGGCCCTCGATCTGTCCGAGCCGGCGGGGATCGCGCAGGCCCTGGCCGGTGTCGAGGAAGTGGACAACCTCGTCATCGCCGGCATCGAGCAGACGCCGAACACGCTGGCCGCGTTCGACGTCGAGGCCGCGGTCCGGGTGGTGACGATCAAGCTGGTCGGTTACGCCGAGGCGGTGCGGGTGCTGCGTCCGCGGTTCCAGCCGGGCGCGTCGGTGGTGCTGTTCGGCGGCGTGGCCAAGGACAAGCCGTATCCGGGTTCGACGATGGTGACGGTCATCAACCAGGGCGTCTCGGGACTGGCCCGGACGCTCGCGATCGAGATCGCGCCGCACCGCGTCAACGCCATCCACCCGGCCGTGGTGGGGGACAGCCCCAAGTGGCGCGACTACGAGAACCACCCGAGCGTGCCCCGGACGCCGATCGGCCGGCTGGTCACCATGGACGAGGTGGCCGGGGCCGTGGAGTTCCTGCTCACCAACACCGGGATCAACGGTCAGGACCTGGTCATCGACGGCGGCGTACAGCTCACCTGA
- a CDS encoding GntR family transcriptional regulator: MIVELDDASPVPPYEQIRAQVAAMIGSGALPPGTRLPPIRQLAGDLGLAVNTVARAYRELEAGSLVTSRVRTGTVVAPRTPRDADDRTAADTRRLLTEAARSFAATTRRLGIADGDALAAVAAELGGESAS, translated from the coding sequence ATGATCGTCGAGCTCGACGACGCCAGCCCCGTCCCGCCCTACGAACAGATCCGGGCCCAGGTGGCGGCGATGATCGGCTCCGGGGCGCTGCCGCCGGGCACCCGGCTGCCGCCGATCCGGCAGCTGGCCGGGGATCTCGGCCTGGCCGTGAACACCGTGGCGCGGGCCTACCGCGAGCTGGAGGCCGGCAGTCTGGTCACCAGCCGCGTGCGGACCGGCACGGTGGTCGCGCCCCGCACCCCGCGCGACGCCGACGACCGCACCGCCGCCGACACCCGCCGCCTCCTGACCGAGGCGGCGCGGTCCTTCGCGGCCACCACGCGGCGGCTCGGCATCGCCGACGGCGACGCGCTCGCGGCGGTCGCCGCGGAGCTCGGCGGAGAATCAGCGAGTTGA
- a CDS encoding ricin-type beta-trefoil lectin domain protein, with translation MQRRARLAVTVSLLALAGAALYSPAAATAAGSGGKAQATAASTAVTDGSARFEVLTPTLIRMEYAGDNKFQDAATFNAVNRSFPSVPFTTSVSGGFRVISTGSVTLRYKEGSGPFTAANTSVTVSGTNATAAPSFPSYCVFGTACEAEDGLLSWGAMAAYDHNNHTGSGFVAGFNQVHSEVQQDVSAVPSSGSYQLSVRYANAQGGDGQSITRTLSTTVNGAPGPTLSMPVTGSWDTWSTVSVPVTLNAGVNTIGIVQNASDSANVNLDSLAVTASGAGYPAPGASSALLTTAYGAGPTDTLGGWSSSLDNQNPATATERPGILDRDGWYLLDDSRSALLNANGTVTDRPGHGGQPYQDGYFFGYGTNYKQGLSDLNALTGNTNLLPESAYGVWYSRYYAYSTSDYENTLLPTFRSTFTPLDWLVIDTDWKSPNQWDGWNWNNSLFPDPNAFMSWTQQQGLETALNIHTAISGSDPQFAGANSTAGGLSPDVTRSGDYEFDWSNPNQLAAYFNLHKPFEQQGVREWWLDYCGGCGNSTASDPHVAPGNFINQAYAQDGTARGLRGFSFGRIGSSSQAGDNGNYALGPWSERRNTMQFTGDTEATWAMMALEAQFAGDEAAAGISNVSNDIGSFHGNHLADDMYARWVQLGTFQPVDRLHSDHGDRLPWNYGAAADASAERFLRLREALVPYTYTLAAQANTTGVPIIRPLYLDYPSNNEAYTFKQEYLYGDNVLVAPITSASDANGNGSVSAWIPPGTWTDYFTGTSYTGPTTVTITDPLSQMPVLIKSGGIMPQRTNYVPDANSSPLTQVTLSVAAGADGSFPLYQDAGEGNGYQSGQSTTTPISWSDASRTLTIGADTGGFSGAATQRSYTLRLSNTVAPTAVFVDGTQVPETAWAYNPSLRTTTVTTGALPVGSSHTISLTGSATANPTSGEVIGDAGLCLDTRGGTTTNGTAMQLYTCNHGTAQQFTYTANGTTGGALQVLGKCVDAANAGTASGTAIQLYDCNTTGSQNWVAQSNGELVNPQSGRCLTVPGGNTTPGAVQLQLQDCNAGAAQVWKLPPGPVNGPGGLCVDVAGADPSYATSVQLWTCNQTDAQRWSTPGDQTIRVFGKCLDVNYGGTANGTAVQLYDCNGSGSQTWVTQANGSLLNPQSGRCLDDPNNSEKAGDLLQIYDCDNTSAQVFSLGG, from the coding sequence ATGCAACGAAGAGCCCGGCTGGCGGTCACCGTCAGCCTCCTCGCCCTCGCGGGTGCGGCCCTGTACTCGCCGGCCGCCGCCACCGCGGCCGGCTCCGGCGGAAAAGCCCAGGCCACAGCCGCATCGACCGCGGTCACCGACGGCAGCGCCCGGTTCGAAGTACTCACTCCCACGTTGATCCGCATGGAGTACGCCGGGGACAACAAGTTCCAGGATGCTGCGACTTTCAACGCTGTAAACCGCTCGTTTCCGTCCGTACCGTTCACGACGTCGGTCAGCGGCGGTTTCCGCGTGATCAGCACCGGTTCCGTGACGCTTCGGTACAAGGAGGGCAGCGGGCCGTTCACCGCTGCCAACACCTCGGTCACGGTCTCGGGCACCAACGCGACCGCCGCGCCGTCGTTCCCGTCCTACTGCGTGTTCGGTACCGCGTGCGAGGCCGAGGACGGCTTGCTCAGCTGGGGCGCGATGGCCGCCTACGACCACAACAACCACACCGGGTCCGGCTTCGTCGCGGGCTTCAACCAGGTGCACAGCGAGGTCCAGCAGGACGTCTCGGCCGTGCCGTCGAGCGGGTCGTACCAACTCAGCGTCCGCTACGCCAACGCCCAGGGCGGCGACGGCCAGAGCATCACCCGGACGCTGTCGACCACCGTCAACGGCGCGCCGGGACCGACGCTCAGCATGCCGGTCACCGGTTCGTGGGACACCTGGTCCACGGTTTCGGTGCCGGTCACGCTGAACGCCGGCGTCAACACCATCGGCATCGTGCAGAACGCCTCCGACAGCGCCAACGTGAACCTGGACAGCCTGGCCGTCACCGCCTCCGGCGCCGGCTACCCCGCACCCGGGGCCTCCAGCGCGCTGCTGACCACCGCCTACGGCGCCGGCCCCACCGACACCCTCGGCGGCTGGTCCAGCTCGCTGGACAACCAGAACCCGGCCACCGCGACAGAGCGGCCGGGGATCCTGGACCGCGACGGCTGGTACCTGCTGGACGACTCGCGCTCGGCGCTGTTGAACGCGAACGGCACCGTCACCGACCGGCCCGGCCACGGCGGTCAGCCGTATCAGGACGGGTACTTCTTCGGGTACGGGACCAACTACAAGCAGGGACTGTCCGACCTCAATGCCCTGACTGGCAACACGAACCTGCTCCCGGAATCCGCTTACGGCGTCTGGTATTCGCGCTACTACGCCTACAGCACGTCCGACTACGAGAACACGCTGCTGCCGACCTTCCGCAGCACGTTCACGCCGCTGGACTGGCTGGTCATCGACACCGACTGGAAGTCGCCGAACCAGTGGGACGGCTGGAACTGGAACAACTCCCTGTTCCCTGATCCCAACGCCTTCATGAGCTGGACGCAACAGCAGGGGTTGGAGACGGCGCTCAACATCCACACCGCCATCTCCGGATCGGACCCGCAGTTCGCCGGCGCGAACAGCACGGCCGGCGGCCTGTCCCCGGACGTCACGCGCTCCGGCGACTACGAGTTCGACTGGTCGAACCCGAACCAGCTGGCGGCGTACTTCAACCTGCACAAGCCGTTCGAGCAGCAGGGCGTGCGCGAGTGGTGGCTGGACTACTGCGGCGGCTGCGGCAACTCCACCGCGAGCGACCCGCACGTCGCCCCGGGCAACTTCATCAACCAGGCCTATGCCCAGGACGGCACAGCGCGCGGGCTGCGCGGCTTCTCCTTCGGCCGCATCGGCTCCTCCTCGCAGGCCGGGGACAACGGCAACTACGCGCTCGGGCCGTGGTCCGAGCGGCGCAACACCATGCAGTTCACCGGGGACACCGAGGCCACCTGGGCCATGATGGCGCTGGAGGCGCAGTTCGCCGGGGACGAGGCCGCGGCCGGGATCTCCAACGTCAGCAACGACATCGGCAGCTTCCACGGCAACCACCTGGCCGACGACATGTACGCGCGGTGGGTGCAGCTCGGCACCTTCCAGCCGGTCGACCGGCTGCACTCCGACCACGGCGACCGGCTGCCCTGGAACTACGGCGCGGCCGCAGACGCCAGCGCCGAGCGGTTCCTGCGGCTGCGGGAGGCGCTGGTGCCGTACACGTACACGCTGGCCGCGCAGGCGAACACCACCGGCGTGCCGATCATCAGGCCCCTGTATCTCGACTATCCGTCGAACAACGAGGCGTACACCTTCAAGCAGGAGTACCTGTACGGCGACAACGTGCTCGTCGCTCCCATCACCAGCGCCAGCGACGCGAACGGAAACGGTTCCGTGAGCGCCTGGATCCCGCCGGGCACCTGGACCGACTACTTCACCGGGACCAGCTACACCGGCCCGACCACCGTCACCATCACCGACCCGCTCTCGCAGATGCCGGTGCTGATCAAGAGCGGCGGCATCATGCCGCAGCGCACCAACTACGTGCCCGACGCCAACTCCTCGCCGCTGACGCAGGTCACGCTGTCCGTCGCGGCCGGGGCGGACGGCTCGTTCCCGCTCTACCAGGACGCCGGCGAGGGCAACGGCTACCAGAGCGGCCAGTCCACCACCACGCCGATCTCCTGGAGCGACGCGTCCCGGACGCTGACCATCGGCGCCGACACCGGCGGCTTCAGCGGCGCGGCGACTCAGCGCTCGTACACGCTGCGGCTGTCGAACACGGTCGCGCCGACCGCGGTGTTCGTCGACGGCACGCAGGTGCCGGAGACCGCGTGGGCGTACAACCCGAGCCTGCGGACGACGACCGTCACCACCGGCGCGCTGCCGGTCGGCTCCTCGCACACGATCAGCCTGACCGGGAGCGCCACGGCCAACCCGACGAGCGGGGAGGTGATCGGCGACGCGGGCCTGTGCCTGGACACCCGCGGCGGCACGACGACCAACGGCACGGCGATGCAGCTGTACACGTGCAACCACGGCACTGCGCAGCAGTTCACCTACACGGCCAACGGCACCACCGGCGGCGCGCTGCAGGTGCTGGGGAAGTGCGTGGACGCGGCCAACGCCGGTACCGCGAGCGGGACGGCCATCCAGCTCTACGACTGCAACACCACCGGGTCGCAGAACTGGGTCGCGCAGAGCAACGGCGAGTTGGTGAACCCGCAGTCGGGGCGCTGCCTCACGGTGCCCGGCGGGAACACCACTCCGGGTGCGGTCCAGCTGCAACTGCAGGACTGCAACGCGGGCGCAGCGCAGGTGTGGAAGCTGCCGCCGGGGCCGGTGAACGGGCCTGGCGGACTGTGCGTGGACGTGGCGGGCGCCGATCCGTCGTACGCGACCAGCGTGCAGCTGTGGACGTGCAACCAGACGGACGCGCAGCGGTG
- a CDS encoding succinic semialdehyde dehydrogenase → MSLPPSVTSELLAKLTGMVVSTSGRTYAVTEVYTGDKVVDLPQSDPADVQTAYAAARTAQAVWASWPLKRRVGVMKRFHALLLERGLIVADLMQVETGKARRMAFEETCDVLMVTSHYIKAAPRILKERKHGGVVPLVSTSTEVRIPKGVIGLISPWNFPFATSLSDAMPALIAGNGVVLKPDNKSTLNVAYGVGLLSEAGMPAGLVQIVCGEGPDIGAALIEGADYVMFTGSTATGRIIGAQAGQRLIGCTLELGGKNPLIVLDDADLDEVIAGTVTATFLNTGQACMHIERIYVSERRREEFTKRFVQAVQAIRVAAAYDFSPDMGSLVSVPQRERVQSHVDDAVAKGATVLTGGKARPDLGPAFFEPTVLTDVTPDMTLATAETFGPVTAIYPYSSVDAAVAMANDTEYGLNASVWGGDRKAAEAVGRRIEAGNINVNDGLAASYASKKSTSGGFKASGVGSRHGDAGMLKYTDVQNVAVLKRQVLTNPPDTDWTKQVDKTIKGLRFMRKLGIR, encoded by the coding sequence ATGAGTCTGCCGCCGTCAGTCACCTCTGAACTGCTCGCGAAGCTCACCGGCATGGTCGTCTCCACCAGCGGTCGCACATACGCGGTGACCGAGGTCTACACCGGCGACAAGGTCGTGGACCTCCCGCAGTCCGACCCCGCAGACGTCCAGACCGCCTACGCCGCAGCCCGAACGGCGCAGGCGGTCTGGGCTTCCTGGCCCCTCAAGCGCCGCGTCGGCGTGATGAAGCGGTTCCACGCGCTGCTGTTGGAGCGGGGCCTCATCGTCGCGGACCTGATGCAGGTCGAGACCGGCAAGGCCCGGCGCATGGCCTTCGAAGAGACCTGCGACGTCCTGATGGTCACCAGCCACTACATCAAGGCGGCGCCGCGGATCCTCAAGGAGCGCAAGCACGGCGGGGTGGTGCCGCTGGTCTCCACCTCGACCGAGGTCCGGATCCCCAAGGGCGTCATAGGGCTGATATCCCCGTGGAACTTCCCGTTCGCGACCAGCCTGTCGGACGCGATGCCCGCGCTGATCGCCGGGAACGGCGTCGTGCTGAAGCCGGACAACAAGTCCACGCTGAACGTCGCCTACGGGGTCGGCCTGCTCTCCGAGGCCGGGATGCCGGCCGGGCTGGTGCAGATCGTCTGCGGTGAGGGCCCTGACATCGGCGCGGCGCTGATCGAGGGCGCCGACTACGTCATGTTCACCGGCTCCACCGCGACCGGCCGGATCATCGGGGCCCAGGCCGGGCAGCGCCTGATCGGCTGCACGCTCGAACTCGGCGGCAAGAACCCGCTGATCGTGCTCGACGACGCGGATCTGGACGAGGTGATCGCGGGCACGGTCACGGCCACGTTCCTGAACACCGGACAGGCCTGCATGCACATCGAGCGGATCTACGTCTCCGAGCGCCGCCGGGAGGAGTTCACCAAGCGGTTCGTCCAGGCCGTGCAGGCGATCCGGGTCGCGGCCGCCTACGACTTCTCACCGGACATGGGCTCGCTGGTGTCGGTGCCGCAGCGCGAACGCGTGCAGTCGCACGTGGACGACGCGGTCGCGAAGGGTGCGACCGTGCTGACCGGCGGCAAGGCGCGGCCGGACCTGGGCCCGGCGTTCTTCGAGCCGACCGTGCTCACCGACGTCACCCCGGACATGACGCTGGCCACGGCCGAGACGTTCGGTCCGGTCACCGCGATCTACCCCTACTCCTCGGTCGACGCGGCCGTGGCGATGGCCAACGACACCGAGTACGGCCTGAACGCCAGCGTGTGGGGCGGCGACCGGAAGGCCGCCGAGGCCGTCGGGCGCCGGATCGAGGCCGGCAACATCAACGTCAACGACGGCCTGGCCGCGTCCTACGCGTCGAAGAAGAGCACGTCCGGCGGCTTCAAGGCGTCCGGGGTCGGCAGCCGGCACGGGGACGCCGGGATGCTGAAGTACACGGACGTGCAGAACGTGGCCGTGCTGAAGCGGCAGGTGCTGACGAACCCGCCGGACACCGACTGGACCAAGCAGGTCGACAAGACCATCAAGGGCCTGCGATTCATGCGGAAGCTGGGGATCCGCTGA